TTTGTCTTTTACCAGAGTTACTTGCTAAGTGGTACTCTCGGAAGGCAGTTATGCCTGATCAGACTGCTGCAGCTTCAGTGGTATCTGCTGAATATACATACTGTTACTGTAAGGAAGATAAGGGTGGTGAAATGGTTGGATGTGACAATCCTAATTGTTTACATGGCTCATGGTTTCACCTTGAATGTCTCAAGATACCTAAACCACGTTCCAGTAAGTGGTATTGTCCAAACTGCAGGACAATGCCTGAGTTTTCCCGTAAACGGCAGCGGACTAAGCAGTGACTTCACCTTGTGTTAGTTTATTATTAACTATTAAAAGTTTGTATAGGTTTTTTAATGAAGTAAATAATAACATGACAAAGTTCatctattaataataataataattgttcaATTACATGACTATTCTACTGGTACAACTGAAACACAAAGATTGTTCAGGGCCGAACACACTAATATTATTTTATCGATTGGTGGTTTGTCGCCAGGGTGTTTAGGCTTTAAAAAATCAATAGGGATACAACTCATCAAAATTGAGTACCTCTGACGGGTAGCTCCAATGACACGTTCTATGTGTATCCGTACATTCGCTAACTTCCTTGTTGCCTCAACATCTATGGGTGAGAGTTGGGAACAGCCTCTTGTAAATGATGGTATATGAAGTGTTGCCTGCATTCTGGCCACATCGTCAGCAATATCAAATCCCCGGTTCGCAAGAACACAATCTCCTGGAAGTAATTTGTTTAAAAATCCAGAGTTGATTGTCAAAAGTTTGTCACTGACCCTTCCACCCCAGGCAGGTGAAATGAAACTTGTTACACTTTGTGGACACATTGCAATGAACACTTTTGTTGTATTTGCATGCTTGTATTGAGACAAGTGGATGATTTTGTCACTAGATGACTAGGGGTTTCAATTTTAATCTCAAAACAATCAATCACTGCAACAACCTTAGTGCCATATGTTGCCCGAAAACAGCTGGGCATAGTCTTCCATAATTCCTCTCTTTCAGGCCACTTGATGAGCCACTCCAAACGACAAGACATTATATCCAACATTTCATGGAAACGCCTACTGACAGTTGATGTACAAATTCCTAACCGGTAAGCAATGTCTTGTAATCCCAAGTTAAGCCTCAATTTCATGAGCACTATCATGAACGACCTCCAATAGTATGAACATTTATCACCTAGTGCAAAGGAGCCCATCACTAGTTCAAATGTTTTTAACAGGAGAAGGCTAGTAGCTAACCCAGTGTAGTATTGTACCTTGGCATCATCAGACATAATGTTGTTCTCACAGAAAAAATTATCGTCATCCGTCTGTACGGCTTTGTTACACATTTTAGGTGGCCTTGGAGTTTGAGTTTCACCATCAGCTGTCTGTATTGCATGATCTATCAGCCCACTGTTTGAATTAAGTGACAACTGACTGGACTGTCCTGTTGTTGTACTAGTTGAAGTCAAGGTACCGTTTGTCAAAATATAGGTTGGGTTAGTGATCAAGGTACTGTTTGTTGTAGAAGTTATGGTTGACATAGTGGTTATTGTAGAGGTACTGGTTGAGGTactagttgttgtagttgaagtACTAGAGGTACTAGAGGTAG
The nucleotide sequence above comes from Dysidea avara chromosome 3, odDysAvar1.4, whole genome shotgun sequence. Encoded proteins:
- the LOC136251025 gene encoding uncharacterized protein, translated to MVGCAIINSSKKSSKTKCSFYRLPAIIQHQGQQMLEITRERRRAWLKAISREDLTEEKLANVWVCECHFVARKPADTMDKHNVDWFPTLELGHSKLDVVVTHAASERASEREARAKERNKRVFETNSNISTSGSTSASTLATTSSTSSTSTTTTSTSTSTSTITTMSTITSTTNSTLITNPTYILTNGTLTSTSTTTGQSSQLSLNSNSGLIDHAIQTADGETQTPRPPKMCNKAVQTDDDNFFCENNIMSDDAKVQYYTGLATSLLLLKTFELVMGSFALGDKCSYYWRSFMIVLMKLRLNLGLQDIAYRLGICTSTVSRRFHEMLDIMSCRLEWLIKWPEREELWKTMPSCFRATYGTKVVAVIDCFEIKIETPSHLVTKSSTCLNTSMQIQQKCSLQCVHKV